From Equus przewalskii isolate Varuska chromosome 30, EquPr2, whole genome shotgun sequence, a single genomic window includes:
- the TASOR2 gene encoding protein TASOR 2 isoform X14, whose translation MAAPAVKSILELSENVLTSPWKGKLIIQGCQLCDITLQSSYGSVVPIQLPHELDFKYVMKVSALKKKLPEAAFRKQNYLEQKVCCQDMCFDMYEVELSNKQGKKIDKLIEYIKNKQLAIIKRLEDREFFILLTSSTLLSETNFGDEQMGLHGLHLFHSSPSTGLKDLKVEDDISLKVIPILPALNCALLEAKKSFTEEGICPNTLVKHNFQELYKVDKSPSLTASSQDGIKETSFFGKLSNGFDLVPPAETCPLQSLTQLKSYFSDPSGYILEVSTALDLLAERPQSPYVSDGICDAGFSLVMTPDPEFLDSEAEVRKETETEKNSEEMFKARQRAVVPLSPASNLRVRPKRKASMPPMVQSKRVNLCRPFPKRTPAGVNKGSDSPATLKLVKGQFPQKRKRGAEVLTAQFVQTTKLDRKNQDAPISKDVPVATNAKRARRPEKSPVKTVPRAKPPVKKSPQKQRVNIVKGNQNPRVRKQPQPAKGETASQLQSEVSSAGHEDVISINAAQPENITVAQKDLPDNPIVNCDSQALNMLADLALSAATSATPSSEPRTLPCSSEMPENNVLLSKEHSLCSTSDHEYHRGVKSQKGGLLPKPSSDKKSNSTSDSTVSQEEESVVPGSQAPVEAQLALPEETLETSDTSQSSFVAVEHSYALFLAEHSKKHLQQRGVPGPAFAKSGTKGPEAGTPVGKVMPFRHQQNTSPLQKLSEDPLLKRRSRLLSSSLKDFHCSHTVFSCDGSFKVTFKCETEYVFSLDSKYTNNPLEKTVIRALHGPWNTDLPDNVEEVKLLLHMWVALFYSNQNKVIRSSRKVVEHSNPAKYVSINSTLESFEFSEIEESPNAESCSVDPLLETKETPRDHPAEVSFPDTSSVLPFMKPPSARGLELWVQNEQKEIFSREGGPDTPESRNFIYSSKKEIIGGKAEQESSDKPETSNLVLSGIGSTQTNGPSISGEEKTFEALDSPRVTSYNDTVTQTTFTKTYDGISKQSLICQKSLYSTLESKVDIFHATMQTKPGTLQGLIQHGSSINTECQPSLERKADVGYVMINLEPVTLTFEKNAYVPIHPEVVNRADKPTAFNMESIKQISPPTSPRHPVSTFEKAQTQGLRDIPSLAMSGQKGTKYLCASSGNRETFAKEMSSLQKEIPVPGSSSPSDNSVVTEALSLVKSSNCSLPKEEMKLSQEFCLQSQSLSSLSSEEIIEPSHVGEVASASASATLEKNYSLNYIPSVGSISDGSLELKNDKSGLNSENMNFESFNSTFTKQTSLSLNREEVSLELSEEDSDIDLTLTISPPTSPREEMPAGEIEHREGAPLSKLDLQDTTEEIIEPEEATFVENREVNSTNYTSAYPTVSEKPLENKERKDDHLPTVTLILPKETCALEIAEEVNVSSDFPFGSLIEEVSPASSPDPLVPAEETQPSQALSLCSLKLHDTQCEKSDKFSQIESVDLAIAEKENSFVGPTNPVGQANLTQVQQMQLSAEIPLVLLNNHPGRRERHFTLPGKVTEEVVPSEHSEGFSFSEKVPHCDRELDQPASAARYRDDFKPSLEKLVTSGNRVQPISVENRNSDLNHLVLETSEPPFSPGKIMENMHLADTFVSATAPSGLVNVVLKQQTSPEGTKKSLFSSDLKTGEGNYMQVKSLSSDSVDGAGVTQAHVYSESPELTCSSASAASTHRTGSLSAETGFQTQEISVVRMASLLKNSDTEAELHEKTIDLGGVGSQLNATSPKDKQKIHVLQDMSACETKDLLNGGLFPMYLHAESYQKIAVSSENATKEPSASFVPKSCAPLVCGVSKEHLENKRAGEGLRATEASETLGGDMEISVTPIMNSDIHYEPLSGDSDHDSFGDCRNPKLDMEDSRTLRCSHTKKREGASKDDYDSFLGLNNSDNEDWGYSNQVSGLEASIPPRNWSVGLKKEDKCVPRYVQIRDLHGIPRTYANFTVTRELNETTGTSQSLRRQPGFAAQCDLLNSWANTCQAADDLTQKTLDLEYLRFAHKLKQIVKNGDSQHSASSTNIFLKESPFQITAGAFPLTKLSESPVLYPASRSRSPLVVTVVHSDTKQQSQYTRGHTPSNLDTSSFWKETCGHSTNHLTNSERNQTVSFHLNKLKYNSTLKESRNDISLILNEYAEFNKVMMNSNQVVVQGKEPNVASGEATSQEMYSSFPRRSASYEDVITDLCTSLHMKLKSVVKEACKSTFLFYLIETEDKSFFVRTKNILRKGGHTEIEPQHFCQAFHRENDTLIVIIRNEDISSHVHQIPSLLKLKHFPSVIFAGVDSPEDVLDYTYQELFRTGGFVVSDDKILETLTLVQLKEIVKILEKLNGNGRWKWLLHYRENKKLKEDVRVDSVAHKKNLILKSYQSVNIIELLHYHQCDSRSSTKAEHLKCLLNLQIQRIHARFAVFLTGDSTAAWLDINDANNKLVFSLFFEKL comes from the exons ATGGCAGCACCAGCTGTTAAAAGCAT acttGAACTCAGTGAAAATg TTCTCACCTCTCCGTGGAAAGGCAAATTAATTATTCAAGGCTGCCAACTGTGTGATATAACTCTTCAGTCCTCCTATGGTTCAGTAGTTCCAATACAACT ccCACATGAACTAGATTTTAAGTATGTAATGAAAGTATCggctttgaagaaaaaattaccaGAAGCTGCCTTTAGAAAACAGAATTACTTGGAGCAAAAAG TCTGTTGCCAAGATATGTGCTTTGATATGTATGAGGTGGAACTGTCAaataaacaagggaaaaaaatagataaactaatagaatacataaaaaataagcaattg GCGATCATCAAACGCTTAGAAGATCgggagtttttcattttacttacatCATCAACCTTACTATCAGAAACAA ATTTTGGAGATGAGCAAATGGGGCTACATGGGTTACATTTATTCCATTCATCCCCCTCTACAG ggctgaaagacttgaaagttgaagaTGACATCTCACTGAAGGTGATACCTATTTTGCCTGCCCTTAATTGTGCCCTGTTAGAAGCAAAGAAGTCATTTACTGAAGAAGGAATCTGTCCAAACACATTAGTAAAGCATAATTTCCAAGAACTATACAAGGTGGACAAAAGTCCTTCATTGACTGCTTCTTCTCAAGATGGAATTAAAGAGACTTCATTCTTTGGCAAACTGTCCAATGGTTTTGACTTAGTTCCTCCAGCTGAAACGTGCCCTTTACAGTCTTTAACTCAGTTGAAGTCTTATTTTTCAGATCCTAGTGGGTACATTTTGGAAGTATCTACTGCGTTAGATTTATTGGCAGAGCGTCCTCAATCTCCTTATGTTTCAGATGGGATTTGTGATGCTGGATTTTCTTTAGTTATGACTCCCGATCCTGAATTTCTTGACTCAGAGGcagaagtaagaaaagaaactgaaacagaaaagaattctgaagaaatgtttaaagcaagACAGAGAGCTGTGGTTCCTCTGAGTCCAGCATCAAATCTGAGAGTTCGGCCTAAGAGAAAGGCCAGCATGCCACCCATGGTGCAGAGTAAAAGGGTGAACTTGTGCCGTCCCTTCCCCAAAAGGACTCCTGCTGGAGTAAACAAGGGTTCAGACTCTCCAGCCACTCTCAAATTAGTTAAAGGAcagtttcctcagaaaagaaaaagag GTGCTGAAGTGCTGACTGCACAGTTTGTACAGACAACCAAATTGGATAGGAAAAACCAAGATGCTCCTATTTCTAAAGATGTTCCAGTGGCAACGAATGCTAAAAGGGCAAGGAGACCAGAGAAATCTCCAGTCAAAACTGTTCCAAGGGCTAAGCCACCTGTGAAGAAATCGCCACAAAAACAGAGGGTAAATATAGTAAAAGGCAATCAGAATCCCAGAGTCAGAAAGCAACCACAACCTG CCAAAGGAGAAACTGCTTCACAGCTTCAATCAGAAGTTTCATCAGCTGGTCATGAAGATGTTATTAGCATAAATGCAGCTCAACCAGAAAATATCACAGTGGCTCAGAAAGATTTACCTGACAACCCCATTGTCAACTGTGACTCCCAGGCCCTAAATATGTTAGCTGATCTAGCATTAAGCGCTGCTACCTCTGCCACGCCATCATCTGAGCCCAGAACCCTTCCATGCTCCTCTGAAATGCCAGAAAACAATGTTTTGCTTTCTAAAGAACATTCTTTGTGCAGTACATCTGACCATGAGTATCACAGAGGAGTTAAAAGTCAAAAAGGTGGACTGCTACCTAAGCCCTCCTCTGATAAGAAGAGTAATTCGACGTCAGACTCCACTGTCAGCCAAGAGGAAGAAAGCGTGGTTCCTGGCAGTCAGGCCCCTGTTGAAGCCCAATTGGCACTTCCTGAGGAAACACTAGAAACTTCCGATACAAGCCAAAGCTCCTTTGTTGCTGTGGAACATTCCTATGCCCTGTTCCTTGCAGAACATTCAAAAAAGCATCTACAGCAGAGAGGGGTACCAGGCCCTGCCTTTGCCAAGAGTGGCACAAAAGGCCCTGAAGCAGGAACCCCAGTGGGAAAAGTAATGCCATTTCGGCATCAGCAGAACACCTCCCCTCTGCAAAAGCTTTCTGAGGACCCGTTACTCAAGCGCAGGAGCAGACTGCTGTCCTCCAGCCTGAAAGATTTCCACTGCTCTCATACCGTGTTCAGCTGTGACGGCTCCTTTAAGGTCACTTTCAAATGTGAAACAGAATATGTATTCAGCTTAGACAGCAAATATACCAACAACCCACTAGAGAAAACTGTAATAAGAGCATTACATGG gCCCTGGAACACTGATTTACCTGATAACGTGGAAGAAGTTAAGCTTTTACTTCATATGTGGGTAGCTCTGttctacagcaatcaaaacaagGTCATACGATCATCCCGCAAAGTGGTGGAACACAGCAACCCAGCCAAGTATGTGTCTATAAACAGCACATTAGAATCGTTTGAATTCAGTGAAATTGAGGAGTCCCCCAATGCGGAAAGCTGTTCTGTAGACCCTCTGCTGGAGACTAAGGAAACTCCCAGAGATCATCCTGCTGAAGTGTCCTTCCCTGACACTAGCTCCGTGCTTCCTTTTATGAAACCACCGTCTGCAAGAGGCCTGGAACTCTGGGTGCAgaatgaacagaaagaaattttttcaaGAGAGGGTGGTCCAGATACCCCAGAAAGCCGGAATTTCATCTACTCCTCTAAGAAAGAG ATAATTGGGGGGAAAGCCGAACAAGAATCATCAGATAAACCAGAGACTTCTAATCTTGTGCTTTCTGGTATTGGAAGTACCCAAACTAATGGACCTTCTATTTCTGGTGAAGAGAAAACTTTTGAGGCACTTGATAGCCCAAGAGTGACTTCTTACAATGATACTGTTACACAAACCACATTCACCAAGACTTATGATGGAATCAGCAAGCAGTCATTGATTTGTCAGAAGTCTTTGTACAGCACCCTTGAAAGCAAAGTTGATATTTTTCATGCAACAATGCAGACAAAACCAGGTACTTTACAGGGCCTTATCCAGCATGGCAGCTCCATAAACACAGAATGTCAGCCTTCATTAGAAAGGAAGGCTGATGTGGGGTATGTAATGATTAATCTGGAGCCAGTTACtctcacttttgaaaaaaatgcctATGTCCCAATACATCCAGAAGTTGTAAATAGAGCTGATAAACCTACAGCCTTTAATATGGAGTCGATTAAACAAATATCACCTCCTACAAGTCCTAGACATCCTGTATCCACATTTGAAAAGGCACAAACACAAGGTCTTAGGGACATTCCATCTCTTGCAATGTCAGGACAAAAAGGCACTAAGTACCTTTGTGCCTCCTCAGGAAATAGAGAGACATTTGCTAAAGAAATGTCTTCATTACAGAAAGAGATTCCTGTTCCAGGCTCTTCATCGCCATCTGATAATTCAGTGGTAACGGAAGCATTATCATTAGTTAAAAGTTCTAATTGTTCGTTacccaaagaagaaatgaaactctctcAAGAATTTTGTCTGCAGTCTCAGAGTCTCTCTAGCTTATCTTCAGAAGAGATTATAGAGCCATCACACGTTGGAGAAGTAGCCTCAGCATCAGCCTCTGCCaccttggaaaaaaattattcacttaACTACATTCCATCAGTAGGTAGTATATCAGATGGCTCTTTAGAACTAAAGAATGACAAGAGTGGTCTAAACagtgaaaatatgaattttgagtcATTTAATTCAACATTTACCAAACAAACCAGCCTATCTCTGAATAGAGAGGAGGTCAGCCTAGAGTTGTCAGAGGAAGATTCTGACATTGACCTAACTCTCACAATCTCACCACCTACAAGTCCCAGAGAAGAAATGCCAGCTGGTGAAATAGAGCACCGGGAGGGGGCCCCATTATCAAAGTTAGATCTTCAGGATACGACTGAAGAAATAATTGAGCCAGAAGAGGCGACTTTTGTAGAAAACAGAGAAGTGAATTCTACTAATTATACATCAGCATATCCTACAGTGTCAGAGAAGCCATTagaaaataaggagagaaaagatgaTCATTTACCAACAGTTACTTTAATACTTCCTAAAGAAACTTGTGCCCTTGAGATTGCAGAGGAAGTTAATGTTAGCTCAGACTTTCCCTTTGGTTCTTTAATTGAAGAAGTGTCACCAGCTTCTAGTCCTGACCCCCTAGTACCAGCTGAAGAAACACAGCCGTCTCAGGCTTTGTCTCTGTGTAGTTTAAAACTTCATGATACACAGTGTGAGAAAAGTGACAAATTCTCCCAGATTGAGTCAGTAGATTTGGCCatagctgaaaaagaaaattcttttgttGGTCCTACCAATCCAGTGGGACAGGCTAACTTAACTCAGGTACAACAGATGCAACTTTCTGCTGAAATACCTCTAGTATTATTAAATAATcacccaggaagaagagagagacatttCACCCTTCCTGGTAAGGTAACTGAGGAGGTTGTCCCAAGTGAGCACAGTGAAggtttctctttctcagaaaaagtGCCACACTGTGATAGAGAGTTAGATCAGCCTGCCTCCGCTGCCAGATACAGAGATGACTTCAAGCCTTCTCTAGAAAAACTGGTAACATCAGGAAATCGAGTGCAGCCAATTAGTGTAGAGAACAGAAATTCGGACTTAAATCATCTTGTCTTGGAGACCAGTGAGCCTCCATTTAGTCCTGGAAAGATTATGGAAAATATGCATTTGGCTGACACGTTTGTTTCTGCAACTGCTCCAAGTGGTTTAGTGAACGTGGTGTTAAAACAGCAGACGAGCCCCGAAGGCACTAAGAAAAGTCTCTTTAGCAGTGATTTGAAAACAGGTGAAGGCAATTACATGCAGGTGAAGTCCTTGAGCTCCGATTCGGTTGATGGAGCCGGTGTTACGCAGGCACACGTGTACTCAGAGAGCCCCGAACTCACCTGTTCCTCAGCCAGCGCTGCGTCAACCCATCGGACAGGATCCCTAAGTGCAGAGACAGGGTTTCAAACACAGGAGATATCAGTAGTCAGAATGGCTAGTTTGCTTAAGAATAGTGACACTGAAGCTGAATTACATGAAAAAACCATAGATCTAGGAGGTGTTGGCTCTCAATTGAACGCCACATCtccaaaagacaaacagaaaatccACGTGCTGCAAGATATGTCAGCATGTGAAACCAAGGATCTGCTGAATGGTGGTCTTTTTCCCATGTATTTACATGCTGAATCTTACCAAAAGATAGCTGTCTCTAGTGAAAATGCCACTAAGGAGccttctgcttcctttgttcCCAAATCTTGTGCCCCTCTTGTTTGTGGAGTCTCTAAAGagcatttggaaaataagagGGCTGGTGAGGGGCTTAGGGCCACGGAGGCCTCTGAAACCCTGGGTGGAGACATGGAGATCAGTGTGACACCTATTATGAATTCTGACATCCATTATGAACCACTTTCTGGAGACTCCGATCACGACTCTTTTGGTGACTGTAGAAATCCCAAATTAGACATGGAAGATTCCCGCACTTTGCGATGTAGTCACACCAAGAAAAGAGAAGGTGCTTCAAAAGATGATTATGACTCTTTCCTGGGTCTAAACAATAGTGATAATGAAGATTGGGGCTACTCTAACCAGGTTTCCGGGTTGGAGGCAAGCATTCCTCCCAGAAACTGGTCTGTTGgattaaagaaagaagataagTGTGTGCCGCGTTATGTCCAAATCAGAGATCTGCATGGGATCCCCAGGACTTACGCTAACTTTACTGTGACAAGAGAGCTCAACGAGACCACAGGGACATCGCAGAGCCTGAGGAGGCAGCCTGGCTTTGCTGCGCAGTGTGACTTGCTCAACTCCTGGGCAAATACTTGCCAGGCGGCAGACGACCTCACCCAGAAGACTTTAGATCTGGAGTATCTCCGCTTTGCACATAAACTAAAACAGATTGTAAAGAATGGAGATTCTCAGCATTCCGCGTCTTCCACCAACATCTTTCTGAAGGAGTCACCTTTCCAAATCACTGCTGGAGCTTTCCCTTTGACAAAACTCTCTGAGTCCCCAGTTCTATATCCTGCATCCCGGAGCAGAAGTCCCCTTGTGGTAACAGTCGTGCACTCAGACACCAAACAACAGAGTCAGTACACAAGAGGCCACACGCCCAGCAATTTGGACACTTCTTCCTTTTGGAAGGAGACATGTGGTCACAGTACAAATCATCTTACAAATTCTGAAAGAAATCAGACTGTTTCATTCCACCTCAACAAACTGAAATATAACAGTACTTTGAAAGAATCACGGAACGATATCTCACTTATTCTCAATGAGTATGCTGAATTTAACAAGGTGATGATGAACAGCAACCAAGTTGTTGTCCAAGGGAAAGAGCCAAATGTTGCTTCTGGGGAAGCCACATCTCAAGAGATGTATTCCTCTTTCCCAAGAAGGTCAGCCTCCTATGAGGATGTGATTACAGACCTGTGTACCAGTTTGCATATGAAACTAAAAAGTGTTGTGAAAGAGGCTTGTAAAAGTACCTTCCTCTTCTACCTTATTGAGACAGAAGACAAGTCGTTCTTCGTAAGAACAAAG